In Gossypium arboreum isolate Shixiya-1 chromosome 6, ASM2569848v2, whole genome shotgun sequence, the following are encoded in one genomic region:
- the LOC108466355 gene encoding uncharacterized protein LOC108466355, with the protein MPVSRFRQVENGETSDFGLNGEGVLCFRGRVCIPNDSGLKQSILREAHGSPYVIHPGGISYTEIFVKAERQLPSRLLQQVKIPLWMWKRVTMDFKLAKLYMAEIVRLHGVPASIISNRDPRCCTPTCWTKLGERRILGPKLIADTEDKVKLIRDRLKEGFDRQKSYADLKRPIAYQLELPLELERIHDVFHISMLRRYRSDPSHVVPVEEIEVRPDLTIKEEPVQILECDVKVLRKKSVPLVKVLWRNHRVEKAMWELEEAMQHQYPHLF; encoded by the exons ATGCCAGTTTCTCGTTTTCGGCAAGTGGAAAATGGTGAAActtcagattttggactgaatggAGAAGGGGTGTTATGTTTTCGTGGAAGAGTGTGTATACCGAATGATTCTGGTCTGAAGCAGTCTATTCTGCGAGAGGCGCATGGGAGCCCTTATGTCATCCATCCTGGGGGAATAAGCTATACCGAGATCTTT gttaaggctgagcgtCAATTACCCTCTAGATTACTGCAGCAAGTTAAGATTCCACTCTGGATGTGGaaaagggtaaccatggatttt aagttggccaagttgtatatgGCTgaaattgtaagattgcatggtgtaccagCTTCTATCATATCTAACAGAGATCCTAG GTGTTGTACTCCTACTTGTTGGACTAAACTGGGTGAGCGACGAATCCTAGGGCCAAAGCTAATTGCTGATACAGAAGACAAGGTGAAGTTGATTCGAGATCGGTTGAAAGAAGGGTTTGATAGGCAGAAGTCCTATGCAGACTTAAAGC GACCGATTGCTTATCAACTTGAGTTGCCTCTAGAGCTGGAAAgaattcacgacgtgtttcacaTTTCAATGCTTAGGCGGTACCGCTCTGATCCCTCACACGTCGTGCCAGTTGAGGAAATTGAAGTTAGGCCTGATCTAACCATCAAGGAGGAACCAGTGCAGATATTAGAGTGTGACGTTAAAGTGCTAAGGAAGAAATCAGTTCCTCTAGTcaaagtactttggcgtaatcatagAGTAGAAAAAGCCATGTGGGAACTGGAAGAGGCAATGCAACATCAATACCCTCACCTATTCTGA